The following DNA comes from Kitasatospora sp. NBC_01287.
CTGCGCGCTGCGCGTCGGCGACCACACCCTGTCGGTGAACGCCTTCGTGATCCGCCGCCCGGACGAGAACCACGAGGCCGTCTTCCGCTGGCTGCTGGAGCGCAACACCAGGCTGTACGGCCTCGGGTACGCGCTGGACCAGCTCGGCGACGTCTACCTGACCGGCCGGTTGCCGCTGGAGGCGCTGAGCGCCCAGACCGTTGACCGGTTGCTCGGCACCGTGCTGGAGAACGCCGACGAGCCCTTCAACACGCTGCTGGAGCTGGGCTTCAGCTCGGCCATCCGGCGCGAGTGGGAGTGGCGGACCAAGCGCGGCGAGTCCACCCGCAACCTGGCGGCGTTCAAGCACCTGGCCCAGCAGCCGCAGCCGCAGCCGCAGCCGCAGCAGCCTCAGCAGCCTCAGCCCGAGAGCTGACGCGCCGCGTCCGCCCGCCGGCCCAGCACCAGGTAGCCGCCCGCGGCCGCGGTGCCGAGCGCCGCGCAGCCGTACCAGACGG
Coding sequences within:
- a CDS encoding YbjN domain-containing protein; the protein is MATRTKDEALGLLAAALDETGVGWEPAAADPYTLVATLPGTRKLSTTCALRVGDHTLSVNAFVIRRPDENHEAVFRWLLERNTRLYGLGYALDQLGDVYLTGRLPLEALSAQTVDRLLGTVLENADEPFNTLLELGFSSAIRREWEWRTKRGESTRNLAAFKHLAQQPQPQPQPQQPQQPQPES